The Lactuca sativa cultivar Salinas chromosome 2, Lsat_Salinas_v11, whole genome shotgun sequence genome includes a window with the following:
- the LOC111898617 gene encoding uncharacterized protein LOC111898617 — protein sequence MKMSTSNNNNASGSTSSGSFSLMNLCRRVIFDGSNFNDWIHNIRIVTHYEDKEYVLYKELKEVNVKTVTPEEIAAFEAPERDATKVHCIMLATMTAKLQKS from the exons ATGAAG atgtctacttcgaacaacaacaacgcttctggctcaacctcttccggctcattctcactcatgaatttgtgtaggaGGGTGATTTTCGATGGGTCCAACTTCAACGATTGGATCCACAACATTCGAATAGTTACccattacgaggacaaggagtatgtcctttaCAAGGAGCTGAAAGAAGTTAACGTCAAGACTGTtactcccgaagagatcgctGCCTTCGAAGCTCCCGAGCgagatgctacgaaagtccattgcatcatgcttgcGACAATGACCgctaaactccaaaagtcctag
- the LOC111898674 gene encoding uncharacterized protein LOC111898674, translating to MPRSQRTGDLIYNPEIEKEARRLAKEKRVEHGQTYNPHGDPEVETASLSDIEPDSSPDPRQEIPESPPLQQNPPIIEPIAMTDGGEVPERTLRQMMETDVTQTPTVTSIRKLESRGKLPSQIEKNPNVNVVTLRSGKQAGESSSKKKPREEEEIEIIPIEEPTVKNDAQAGVPKKSTPLVTSIATQPPFPSRLATSDKNMEEKEILDTFRKVEVNIPLLDAIKQIPRYAKKLSPKCKDLGMFTVPCKIGDFTFSSAMLDLGASINVMLYSVYESLNVGPLSETGVIISLADKSSVFPRGVLEDVLVQVNQLVFPADFYVIDLDEQVSSKSTLILLGRPFLKTARMKIDVYAGSLTMEFDGETISFNIYDAMRYPSDVSSLYFVDVVKPITQELFELSNGDILKMILSKGFDCGKLAEQLKLYSLDPEVEKLVNKMEMKKSTRLDVKQFELPPTHTKLPPSLVQPPELELKVLPQHLKYAYLGKNETLPVIISTHLTKFEEKQLVKVLKEHKEAMG from the exons ATGCCTAGATCTCAGCGTACAGGTGACTTGATTTACAACCCAGAAATCGAAAAAGAAGCAAGGCGTTTGGCTAAGGAAAAACGAGTTGAACATGGTCAAACTTATAACCCCCACGGGGACCCGGAGGTTGAAACCGCTTCATTAAGTGATATAGAACCCGATTCTAGTCCCGACCCTCGCCAAGAAATTCCCGAATCACCACCCCTACAACAAAACCCACCCATTATTGAACCAATTGCAATGACGGACGGAGGAGAAGTTCCCGAAAGAACTTTGAGGCAAATGATGGAgaccgatgttacacaaactccaaccg TTACATCTATAAGAAAGTTGGAATCCCGTGGTAAACTCCCTTCTCAAATcgaaaagaacccaaatgtcaatgtggtgacCTTGAGAAGTGGCAAACAAGCCGGAGAAAGTAGTTCAAAGAAGAAGCCAAGGGAAGAGGAAGAAATAGAGATCATTCCCATTGAAGAACCTACAGTCAAGAACGATGCACAAGCTGGAGTTCCAAAGAAGTCTACCCCTCTAGTAACATCAATAGCCACTCAACCACCGTTCCCCTCCCGACTTGCCACTTCAGATAAGaatatggaggagaaagagattttGGACACCTTCCGAAAGGTGGAAGTAAACATCCCTCTACTTGATGCGATCAAGCAAATTCCGAGATATGCAAA gaaacttTCACCCAAATGCAAAGATCTCGGAATGTTCACGGTTCCTTGCAAGATTGGAGATTTCACTTTTAGTAGTGCTATGCTTGATCTTGGTGCCTCTATTAATGTCATGCTCTATTCGGTGTATGAATCATTGAATGTCGGACCCTTAAGTGAAACCGGTGTCATAATCTCTCTTGCGGATAAATCAAGTGTCTTTCCTAGAGGCGTTTTGGAAGATGTCCTAGTGCAAGTGAACCAATTGGTCTTCCCggcggatttctatgtgattgatctAGATGAGCAAGTGTCCTCCAAATCGACTCTAATCTTGCTTGGGAGACCGTTTTTGAAGACGGCTAGGATGAAGATCGATGTGTATGCGGGAAGTTTGACAATGGAGTTTGATGGTGAAAcaataagttttaatatttatgatgccATGAGATATCCTAGTGATGTTTCATCTTTGTACTTTGTTGATGTTGTCAAGCCAATTACTCAAGAATTGTTCGAGTTATCTAACGGTGATATATTGAAGATGATCTTAAGCAAAGGATTCGATTGTGGGAAGCTAGCCGAGCAATTAAAGCTTTATTCTTTGGATCCGGAAGTTGAGAAGTTGGTAAATAAAATGGAGATGAAGAAATCCACAAGATTAGATGTCAAGCAATTTGAATTGCCCCCAACTCATACAAAATTGCCCCCATCCCTTGTTCAACCACCCGAATTGGAATTGAAGGTCTTACCTCAACACTTGAAGTATGCCTATTTGGGAAAGAATGAAACCCTTCCGGTTATCATTTCAACTCACTTAACcaaatttgaagaaaaacaacTCGTCAAGGTGTTGAAGGAGCATAAAGAAGCCATGGGTTAG